From Anopheles funestus chromosome 3RL, idAnoFuneDA-416_04, whole genome shotgun sequence, a single genomic window includes:
- the LOC125770783 gene encoding uncharacterized protein LOC125770783 → MIQNENNRAQMVKMRMLREFNIKVIDKWLSECVSFCLQENPKMSNEGIFQFAFSQWLLADLNEIGTAVLPPGMEMNMEQHTLKGSFPLQMQYLIDISEPAYDQWRALYDKKLDEADDEVQMRKNQAPKVKKRRMLKLELTDGKQTVLAMEHSPISCLTTKLTPGLKLLLTGPMRCVNKVILLEPRNVRVLGGEVDVLLITNAYENVLLRVLNKPANPNPKLDYEEIQVSESINRPNHKTIQSIPMVQSTACPERKVNQRKSPTVAEVDDVDDSLLMGIDLDVIEASQPKPDQVPTVSTLMDDDDMDDVVQLVEVRSEPQIMHQQVSSTKRSQSSPVVVEITSPIRKKPTYDGLFEDDIDMMNSLENEIRNEMRTFESYPVPDEKLDEIDPPQAKKARPSDEYRAERHDETPKASLIARLPTASCSAYTSNDRNKHPEPQPSTSKKFNQFDTSNLFEDSMDCTDEVEFVNAPNTFKILSPDYKYRIDGTSLVTIEQIMSLPEASRTGTSFVVYCEVESVTEQPRIRKGQWHLSIELTDHSNVCLPVRLHDNVISKMARHDAGELMRMRKTDREGVMKLLDSILTDFKDLLQKIKCFWRIIYQADSDTQEPPVVMETYEMNEERGAILLDKIIQENCSQLRKML, encoded by the exons ATGATACAGAACGAGAACAATCGGGCACAGATGGTGAAGATGCGCATGCTGCGCGAGTTCAACATTAAGGTGATCGACAAGTGGTTGTCCGAATGTGTGTCCTTCTGTCTGCAGGAAAATCCGAAAATGTCCAACGAAGGTATATTTCAATTTGCGTTCAGCCAGTGGTTGTTGGCTGATCTGAACGAGATTGGAACCGCGGTGCTACCACCGGGGATGGAAATGAATATGGAGCAACACACGCTGAAAGGATCGTTTCCGCTTCAGATGCAGTACCTGATTGATATCT CCGAACCAGCATACGACCAATGGAGAGCTTTGTACGACAAAAAGCTTGACGAGGCCGATGATGAGGTGCAGATGAGAAAGAATCAGGCACCGAAAGTAAAGAA ACGAAGGATGCTAAAACTCGAACTTACGGACGGAAAGCAAACGGTACTTGCGATGGAACACAGTCCAATCAGTTGCTTAACCACAAAGCTGACACCCGGCTTGAAACTGCTCCTAACCGGACCGATGCGATGCGTGAACAAAGTCATCTTGCTCGAGCCACGAAATGTGCGTGTGCTCGGTGGCGAGGTTGACGTACTGCTGATAACGAATGCGTACGAAAATGTGCTACTTCGTGTGTTGAACAAACCGGCTAACCCCAATCCGAAGTTGGATTACGAAGAAATCCAAGTTTCGGAGAGTATAAATCGtccaaatcacaaaacaaTCCAATCAATCCCAATGGTGCAGAGTACAGCGTGTCCAGAGCGGAAAGTAAATCAAAGAAAATCTCCCACCGTGGCCGAAGTCGACGATGTGGACGATTCTCTGCTGATGGGAATCGATTTAGATGTGATCGAAGCGAGTCAGCCAAAACCGGACCAGGTACCGACAGTCAGCACACTgatggatgatgatgacaTGGATGACGTTGTGCAGCTGGTTGAGGTGCGCAGTGAACCGCAAATTATGCACCAGCAGGTATCCTCCACCAAGCGTTCACAGTCATCACCGGTTGTGGTGGAAATTACTTCTCCCATCCGTAAAAAACCGACCTATGATGGATTATTCGAGGATGATATCGATATGATGAACTCTTTGGAGAATGAAATTCGCAACGAGATGAGAACCTTCGAATCGTACCCAGTGCCTGATGAGAAGCTGGATGAAATAGATCCTCCCCAGGCCAAGAAAGCTAGACCGTCTGATGAGTATCGGGCTGAACGGCACGACGAAACTCCCAAAGCTTCGCTAATCGCACGATTGCCGACAGCTTCTTGCAGCGCATACACATCCAACGATAGAAATAAGCACCCAGAACCACAACCTTCTACGAGCAAAAAGTTCAATCAGTTTGATACCTCGAATCTGTTCGAAGATAGCATGGATTGCACGGATGAGGTAGAGTTTGTTAACGCACCAAACACCTTCAAAATACTTTCGCCCGACTACAAGTATCGGATCGACGGCACAAGTTTAGTGACAATCGAACAAATTATGTCGCTACCGGAAGCGTCCCGTACCGGCACCAGTTTCGTGGTGTACTGTGAAGTGGAAAGCGTCACAGAACAACCCCGCATCCGCAAAGGACAGTGGCACCTTAGCATCGAGCTGACGGACCATTCGAATGTGTGTCTGCCGGTACGATTGCATGATAACGTCATCAGTAAGATGGCAAGGCACGATGCGGGTGAGTTGATGCGAATGCGCAAAACCGATCGCGAAGGTGTAATGAAGCTGCTCGATTCGATCTTGACGGATTTTAAGGATCTTTTGCAGAAGATTAAATGTTTCTGGCGGATAATTTACCAAGCCGATAGCGACACTCAAGAACCACCGGTAGTGATGGAAACGTACGAAATGAACGAAGAACGGGGAGCCATTTTATTGGATAAGATTATTCAGGAAAACTGTAGTCAGTTAAGAAAAATGTTATAG
- the LOC125770786 gene encoding zinc finger protein 595-like, protein MTIFCEKICRLCLAEKEPHFTELKKDDALIETIFNLTSLEALPGALDTVILCEECRQLLVQYEQFRETCLHNNKIFLATLESDENVRIIGVEDNFDENIKVVIIEEDDDEQTLNQCESLKLENEQEVEQENEQEQMRTRANSKVGKKSSRLANQAKQKNTTSTKSTFCAATSNRYLPCEQCGKMIRRSNMRKHLETHNPKPPQLCCSHCGKKYKDSNLLKVHINSHHTFERKYECKECGKIYFRPNSLREHIYAKHSEEKRFECDTCGMKFTNFSKKTYHYITAHTVAKPFSCQYCDKAFKLKSDFTLHVRTHTGEKPFSCNICGKKFNKSYNVVIHKKSHRNDEIKPVPNKDNTKA, encoded by the exons ATGAcgattttttgtgaaaaaatttGCCGTTTGTGTTTAGCAGAAAAAGAGCCTCATTTCACTGAACTGAAAAAGGATGACGCACTTATAGAAACTATATTCAATTTAACATCGCTAGAG GCCTTGCCAGGTGCATTGGACACCGTTATTTTGTGTGAAGAGTGTCGTCAATTGCTTGTGCAGTATGAACAGTTTCGCGAAACTTGTTTACACAACAATAAGATTTTTCTGGCAACATTAGAAAGCGATGAAAACGTTCGAATTATAGGTGTTGAAGACAATTTTGATGAGAACATAAAAGTGGTGATAATAGAAGAGGATGATGACGAACAAACGCTGAATCAATGTGAGTCTCTTAAGCTAGAAAATGAACAAGAGGTTGAGCAAGAAAATGAGCAAGAGCAAATGAGAACACGGGCTAATTCCAAAGTTGGGAAAAAATCAAGCAGATTAGCCAACCAAGCTAAACAGAAAAATACTACCAGTACCAAGTCCACATTTTGTGCGGCCACTTCAAACCGATATCTGCCTTGTGAACAGTGTGGGAAAATGATTCGTAGAAGCAACATGAGGAAGCATCTGGAAACACACAATCCCAAACCACCGCAGCTTTGCTGTTCGCACTGTGGCAAAAAGTACAAGGATTCGAATCTGTTGAAGGTGCACATTAATAGCCATCACACGTTCGAGCGGAAGTATGAGTGTAAGGAGTGCgggaaaatatatttccgACCAAATTCCTTACGGGAGCATATCTACGCGAAACATTCCGAGGAGAAACGCTTCGAGTGTGATACGTGCGGTATGAAATTTACCAACTTCTCAAAGAAGACGTACCATTACATCACGGCACACACGGTAGCGAAACCATTTTCCTGCCAGTATTGTGATAAAGCATTTAAGCTAAA GAGTGACTTCACGCTACATGTTCGAACGCACACCGGAGAAAAGCCATTTTCTTGTAATATATGCGGAAAGAAGTTCAACAAAAGCTACAACGTGGTAATTCACAAGAAATCTCATAGGAATGATGAAATCAAACCTGTTCCCAACAAGGATAATACAAAAGCATAA
- the LOC125770794 gene encoding UPF0545 protein C22orf39 homolog: MSAIYEAATAIKPKTPEEEQVLKNLWSIRPCYLYNEEYEDCTSIKGRFHQYFIHGESIDCNQWKRDFDSCVRFEKNATDTKSALELIQSEQKRREERMRAHYSNNVWTKRTNPPEEWSKPLPEHMQKEYESSFLASKAKELREGSQTPDADSSSCIIM; this comes from the exons ATGTCTGCAATTTATGAAGCGGCCACTGCcatcaaaccaaaaacacccgAAGAGGAGCAAGTGTTGAAAAACCTTTGGTCG ATCCGACCGTGTTACTTATATAATGAAGAGTACGAAGACTGTACGAGCATCAAGGGCCGGTTTCATCAATACTTCATACACGGTGAATCGATCGACTGCAACCAGTGGAAGCGAGATTTCGATAGTTGTGTGCGGTTCGAGAAGAACGCCACGGACACAAAAAGTGCATTAGAGCTAATACAAAGCGAACAGAAGCGGCGCGAAGAACGGATGCGGGCCCATTACAGCAATAACGTGTGGACGAAGCGAACGAATCCACCGGAGGAATGGTCCAAACCGCTACCGGAACATATGCAAAAGGAATATGAAAGCTCGTTTCTAGCATCGAAAGCTAAAGAACTACGCGAAGGCTCACAAACACCGGATGCAGATAGTTCATCCTGCATTATAATGTAA
- the LOC125770785 gene encoding endothelial zinc finger protein induced by tumor necrosis factor alpha-like gives MSCTERVCRLCLQEELEHDHGVLVPLADNSKIVNIIRETTTIDVFIDDRSQYYLCVECKEALLKCFDFRERCIINDAIFRRKFSQYASATEETVFMPVDTVSLEGRDGVEKEEKVENSEDDEEPFMQEFLVETIENNDDCEPYEPLQDEMLAADFSDSEELSKKKKNDRRKRGRKKTVEVDKANNKLPCAQCGKMIARNNINQHQLTHDPDRPKVFCSYCGKAFKDPRRMQMHINSNHTLEKKYPCEICGKVYLRPTSLKDHKLAKHSDDKRYECSDCGMAFTSWAQRWHHFKKEHTTAKPFACTYCDWAFKFKCDLTLHIRKHTGEKPFKCDICGKAFNKSYNVVIHKKSHRNLLPAEQGMGTAEGTLIPQTVVKSDNTI, from the exons ATGAGCTGCACGGAAAGAGTTTGTCGCCTTTGTTTGCAGGAAGAGTTGGAACACGACCATGGCGTACTGGTTCCGTTGGCCGATAACAGTAAGATAGTGAACATTATACGGGAAACAACCACGATCGAT GTTTTCATAGACGACCGATCACAGTATTACTTGTGTGTGGAGTGCAAAGAGGCCCTTCTCAAGTGCTTTGACTTTCGCGAACGTTGCATCATAAACGATGCAATATTCCGGCGGAAATTCTCACAATATGCTAGTGCAACGGAGGAGACAGTTTTCATGCCCGTCGACACTGTCAGCCTGGAAGGCAGGGATGGTGTGGAGAAGGAGGAAAAGGTCGAAAATTCCGAAGATGACGAAGAACCGTTTATGCAGGAGTTTTTGGTtgaaacaatcgaaaacaaCGATGATTGTGAACCGTACGAACCATTGCAAGACGAGATGCTGGCGGCTGATTTCTCCGACAGTGAAGAATtatccaagaagaagaaaaatgatcgAAGGAAGCGGGGCCGCAAGAAAACCGTGGAGGTCGACAAGGCAAATAACAAGCTACCTTGCGCCCAGTGCGGGAAAATGATTGCACGGAATAACATCAATCAGCATCAGCTTACGCATGATCCCGATCGGCCGAAGGTGTTTTGTTCGTACTGTGGAAAAGCGTTCAAAGATCCGCGCCGGATGCAGATGCACATTAACAGCAATCACACGCTAGAGAAGAAGTATCCATGCGAGATATGCGGGAAGGTTTATCTTCGCCCGACTTCACTGAAGGATCACAAACTGGCGAAGCATAGCGACGACAAGCGGTACGAGTGTTCCGACTGTGGAATGGCTTTTACCAGCTGGGCGCAACGGTGGCACCATTTCAAGAAAGAGCACACAACGGCCAAACCATTCGCCTGTACCTACTGTGATTGGGCGTTTAAGTTCAA GTGTGATCTGACCCTGCACATCCGGAAGCACACTGGAGAAAAGCCTTTCAAGTGTGACATCTGTGGAAAAGCGTTCAACAAGAGTTACAACGTAGTGATACACAAGAAATCGCACCGCAATCTCCTGCCAGCTGAGCAAGGAATGGGGACAGCAGAAGGAACGCTGATACCCCAAACCGTGGTAAAATCGGACAATACAATTTAA
- the LOC125770781 gene encoding ATP-dependent DNA helicase Q1-like, giving the protein MDEQISSLSDEELAAHERQISEKLKVIEDKLCRLKSQKAHLLELQEQIKSLRKQRRTIQHTGNDWERENFPWSTKARNLLSTVFSAKEFRPKQLATVNALMSGNDVLFLAPTGAGKSLCFQLPALLSKGVTVVISPLISLMEDQVWSLERLKIKAKLLCSTTDKDSISKIHSELSDKRLPTLKLLYVTPERLSKSKRFMTALQKCYNNGHLDRFAIDEVHCCSQWGHDFRPDYKFLNVLKEMFPKAPLLGVTATATTKVISDVQTMLNIPDSLLFVASFNRPNLYYHVLSKPVSKEEQFDLITNLLLTRFRNQSGIIYTYSMKDAVDISTALISRGLKAGPYHANLDPADRTKIHKLWYNEDLQVVVATVAFGMGINKGNVRFVIHHTLSKSMENFYQESGRAGRDGAPADCILLYHFVDIFRITTMTFSEHTGLKNAYAMVEYCITTSECRRKIISQYFSEVWGAENCNGMCDRCVNTDLVRPLKEIAPYVEQLHRIIEKADLEQTNVTGLKLVDAWMHKGQANLRLTDPAPLIDRTIAEQIVGYLIVNGYLKESFVYTPYATLSYIKRGTTRVSNNSLKFRCGKLFPLVPDAARTNGDTTPSTSKSKKRPVAAQTNGSAVKRRTRRTISWTDSSEDSDSSSPATQLSNDVEIIELDRE; this is encoded by the exons ATGGATGAACAGATAAGCTCCTTGAGTGACGAAGAGCTGGCTGCACATGAGAGACAAATATCGGAAAAGCTAAAAGTAATTGAAGACAAGTTGTGCCGGCTAAAGTCACAAAAAGCGCATCTTCTAGAGCTACAGGAACAAATAAAGAGTCTTCGAAAGCAGCGAAGAACAATCCAGCACACGGGAAATGATTGGGAAAGAGAAAACTTCCCATGGTCCACCAAGGCACGAAATCTTCTTTCCACCGTGTTTTCGGCGAAAGAGTTCCGACCGAAGCAGCTGGCCACGGTAAACGCTCTCATGTCCGGtaatgatgttttgtttctcgcaCCGACCGGGGCAGGCAAGAGCTTGTGCTTTCAACTACCTGCCCTGCTAAGCAAAGGTGTAACCGTGGTTATTTCACCGCTTATTTCGCTCATGGAAGATCAAGTGTGGTCATTAGAACGGTTAAAAATCAAAGCCAAATTGCTCTGTAGCACCACGGACAAGGATTCCATTAGTAAGATACACAGTGAACTTAGCGACAAGCGATTGCCAACGCTAAAGTTACTGTACGTAACACCGGAACGGTTATCGAAAAGTAAACGTTTCATGACGGCACTGCAGAAGTGTTACAATAACGGACATTTGGATCGGTTCGCTATCG ATGAAGTACACTGTTGCTCTCAGTGGGGTCACGACTTCCGGCCAGACTACAAATTTCTCAACGTGCTTAAGGAAATGTTTCCAAAGGCTCCTTTGCTAGGAGTTACGGCGACGGCTACCACTAAAGTCATTAGCGATGTTCAGACGATGCTAAACATACCCGACTCGTTACTGTTTGTAGCTTCGTTTAATAGGCCAAATCTTTACTATCACGTCCTATCGAAACCGGTCAGCAAAGAGGAACAGTTCGATTTGATCACGAATTTGCTGCTTACTCGCTTTCGGAATCAGTCCGGAATCATCTACACGTACTCGATGAAGGATGCAGTTGACATTAGCACTGCGTTGATTTCGCGTGGCTTAAAAGCGGGACCGTATCATGCGAATCTGGATCCAGCGGACAGGACCAAAATACATAAGCTTTGGTACAATGAGGATTTGCAGGTGGTCGTTGCAACGGTGGCGTTCGGTATGGGCATTAATAAGGGCAATGTTCGGTTCGTGATACACCACACGTTAAGCAAAAGtatggaaaacttttaccaGGAAAGTGGCCGTGCCGGACGGGATGGAGCTCCGGCGGATTGTATACTGTTGTATCACTTCGTTGATATCTTTCGCATCACGACGATGACATTTTCCGAACATACCGGATTAAAGAATGCGTATGCAATGGTGGAATATTGTATCACGACTAGCGA ATGTCGAAGAAAGATCATTTCACAGTACTTTTCGGAAGTATGGGGCGCTGAAAATTGCAATGGCATGTGCGATCGATGCGTCAACACTGATTTGGTACGGCCGTTAAAAGAAATCGCTCCGTACGTTGAACAGCTGCACCGTATTATTGAGAAAGCCGATCTCGAGCAGACGAACGTTACCGGTTTGAAGCTGGTCGACGCTTGGATGCATAAAGGGCAGGCCAATCTGCGGTTAACGGATCCAGCACCACTGATAGATCGTACGATAGCGGAACAGATCGTGGGTTATCTCATTGTGAACGGTTACCTCAAGGAATCGTTCGTTTATACACCGTACGCAACGCTTAGTTACATCAAGCGAGGAACAACGCGTGTTTCGAATAACTCCCTGAAGTTCCGGTGCGGTAAGTTATTTCCGCTCGTACCTGACGCAGCGCGGACAAATGGAGATACTACGCCATCGACTAGTAAATCGAAAAAACGCCCAGTTGCTGCACAAACGAATGGAAGTGCTGTTAAACGCAGGACCAGACGTACTATTAGTTGGACCGATAGCTCCGAAGACTCCGATTCTTCTTCTCCTGCCACTCAACTGTCTAATGATGTGGAAATAATAGAACTTGATAGGGAGTAA
- the LOC125770792 gene encoding uncharacterized protein LOC125770792, with the protein MANLRDISSKKSTRPTINVAIHPNPGTPPTGSVGSHDGSDYKSIFFNEISQIMRGYGDCEKPLRESVLLVEKIVLQQLRGIMQEAIDHAMSRPNSPTLSRRDFEYIMRKNQIRVARLQKYFRDMALMKKRLKDLCGGRYPHLNLGACSETSDDDSDREAPEKYDEEKVRRLFRADRISQILTGRQYDEYIAARRISFMHRNTEVMKNKMRLWLNIPEDVNITQSCLLTLTYLAHETIAVLVDMCILTRLNSSNRTVDPYSRVTPSGKSYNMLHTCPEVSQGRGLDGVKPITPQEITEAMRRHRQMAMRSSGRYRNALNFKPPYLAM; encoded by the exons ATGGCAAATTTGCGAGATATTTCATCGAAAAAATCAACCCGTCCTACGATCAATGTAGCAATTCACCCAAACCCAGGCACTCCACCCACAGGATCCGTTGGTTCACACGACGGTAGTGATTACAAATCCATCTTCTTCAACGAAATATCTCAAATTATGCGTGGCTACGGTGATTGTGAGAAGCCGCTCCGTGAGTCGGTCCTACTCGTGGAGAAGATAGTGCTCCAGCAGCTACGCGGAATCATGCAGGAAGCAATCGATCATGCCATGTCGCGGCCCAACTCACCTACCCTGTCACGGCGAGACTTTGAGTATATAATGCGCAAAAATCAGATACGTGTCGCACGCCTGCAGAAATATTTTCGCGACATGGCACTGATGAAGAAGCGACTGAAGGATCTGTGCGGTGGACGCTATCCGCATCTGAATCTGGGTGCCTGTTCCGAAACTTCGGATGATGATTCCGACCGGGAGGCACCGGAAAAGTATGATGAAGAGAAGGTACGCCGTCTGTTCCGGGCGGATCGAATATCGCAGATACTAACCGGGCGACAGTACGACGAATATATAGCGGCCCGTCGGATATCCTTCATGCATCGAAACACGGaagtaatgaaaaacaaaatgagacTGTGGCTTAACATTCCGGAGGACGTGAACATAACGCAAAGCTGTTTGCTTACGTTAACCTATCTAGCGCATGAAACCATCGCGGTACTTGTGGACATGTGTATTCTCACACGGTTAAATAGCTCAAACAGGACCGTCGACCCGTACAGTCGGGTTACTCCTTCCG GTAAATCATACAACATGCTGCACACCTGTCCGGAAGTGTCACAAGGCCGAGGGTTAGATGGTGTAAAGCCCATCACACCACAGGAAATCACTGAAGCTATGCGAAGACATCGACAGATGGCCATGCGAAGCTCGGGTCGTTACAGAAATGCACTTAATTTTAAACCTCCATATCTGGCTATGTAA